From Drosophila yakuba strain Tai18E2 chromosome 2L, Prin_Dyak_Tai18E2_2.1, whole genome shotgun sequence, one genomic window encodes:
- the LOC6528893 gene encoding uncharacterized protein LOC6528893 isoform X1: MPNNRNRNRNRNRNKRNRNQNQNQNQNPSQNENNQQQAEGAEDREEQQDFQTQIAVAQSSFSVDDNGNSGSVSNGPTENCEEVTNTLEKTEKIEEISEQPATVIQQEADLEAEMGAKNSKHRKEKSDKQASNGKAEEQVRPPPTIIRRPPGSPRQAKVIVHRIVREEDKANGTAQSPEPPKVVTPKEQHLEVEALNEQLPNAHQEVETKQGQENEKGQKELPESSHLSEDAKQKLVEVENNRQVYDEVDYLSDETIEKNPKEAQHDPKEQEQYVLQLEKAMEFVENAHQQHVAAVQSYQIQRDTKPNAQQQEQNEVQHPQESTDAPPQPVAVPQVLKDTNKKEEQQEPILNNAQQQNGQIAPKSQKEFQIKVEFQAEDSRSQQPPPLKPTSKVIIHQIHLETTDEEKNSKPTFEEISSTTGSLAGTLSPPPRYLVESPKNVSSGQFARFSRDVQIQELELNSEFSSGEFNSLQSPLVCEVDSESEGSVAVGPERSPSDQQVPSSSRVEQQEQLRQKRAQKRNALESHFLPQLLNPRYLDSILEENEWRNSTASSGGSDQTGIRTPKLNETFPRSQLDFSRRHKRREEAPSPLKLETRLLEDSTDLESCTRLQSTLSPQSEDAELVYLSSSASSSVSDLMELELEQAAALAERALVDLDTDASRLIARPDDEMSSTSTTTADRSETEAETETETEREGEQSRESTPVNANPTLASSQSSLLSAPTPTPTPTPTPADREQLAKDTNVSGGSTISFGAASPLAATREEFVRNMDKVRELIEMTRREQEQGELPRSPSPPPVPPPPASVPPYSPESSSFHLASLQLKRQESNDSHCSDSTTHSQCTAINLASPPPPPTAQPPTPPLRQKPAPPPVPPPVSPPAPPTPQSEPELSVADSVANADADAGADTDTEAIKKLRLLCTEQLASMPYGEQVLEELASVAQNIADQSQSKMPYPMPQLPHIKELQLNANETKSTSAWLGLPTQSDPQVLVCLSPGQRDLVNTQTQPDDLLDAHQKFVERRGYHELSKAQVLEQDHQQQQSEMLKTAAMMRELRKSLSPTAPPVPPPPVPLKSAETAAKATAHENAKRDDASEQKQKITECESSSLENKPRRAADLGAQQSAEHRQSSSTTTSSHKATTETMSSDTAKFPTLDSMESELARMFPQHRGDIFEEQRKRFSNIEFPSHQPVSQTKRYSNIETSSFESKKRLENGQVVYDVSTSSHEKKEQGDPPKDQSAPPVPPPPIMSATKLNGNTFIDGGVAPKNSQSSRENGSGSGNGTYEEFRQRAKAAADAFGEQREQQNGLDQDRVFKDFDRLSQQMHAELQSTREKREKSASMYDLSGFTRPATGHPRLDELQQRRHAHMQELEREIERSAKSRQERMSSVPRQMEATPPRTHEIPIELEPRSRRAESLCNLNESPPRPHTTVGHYNHPGAQDDWSRYANDLGYSENIARPFAREVEICYQRQNQRTPHGIRAPRLSASTNDLSSSSQYSYDTFNAYGGRRTHAPMLNQAQQQQRPHYGSCYSMIERDPNPRYISTTSRRGVSPAPPPVASPQQQQVPPPAYDRQQRRSSLPRELHEQQLKYILSKEEELKFEVERLQQERRRLMEEMQRAPVLPAPQRRESYRPAAKLPTLSEDEVFRQQMAEEWMNKVAEREERRQHKIIRISKIEDEHDHSAVDKTTISDEFLDRVKERRHKLAMPADSDWESGAESQPQPAAQSQPESDVEAPPVRILEGQAEANLRQLPRHLREFAKFSTSEQLPDGAQMERHEEQERREEATDNAHSSATKKTSIVKTYKVSRLPPSVQDRATATEEANSAATGMGVRLRPRPPKQTRFLLNAQQLQQQRQRRSWSESDLLKEIDSELQLAKGFLYANGVWTPYGSSSDLNQSGTTSATPPPPPPPSLPVWTPQPSPVLSGRKEFRPVRFESPTLPRRYTAQQHQQQQQKTTTTIPPWSSTENGEGAPPPTAIASLNSVNSNSDYAETDCSGHFGPVAPSASVSDKIRTFERSSSNSELQRPFARRQLSDASRPAYRPNEVIYKVKHEYMSEPETGSDRPRKMAQLGRRQYDGIGPVTNDGMPIILRSEVKEPHQHEWYKRLYQTIHKQKNGDDFVIRYKCPRARPSYKSNGYVSEPEPNYDSDYSTVRYRTQNPHRVQSVSSAVNVRNLTQDEKLYGTMPNPIKSAQSSYKNQPGRIENYTTGHSSVSEKEKKEWWDEVMDIFNGWLREHTRIPRIIIEFVDEFDGIGSLEQSKLSPLYTEGNLSRALAKESGYTSDSNLVFRKKEVPVSSPLSPVEQKQAYKSLQAGGEPPLLGFRKPAPEKPREILEEFEFIQITPTLTKIRVSTKELEEEVKPLRKAVTPPPAPPPPPPPPQSLTTKRDKKPAKMFSQLSKNLPSFIPLSKKQQVSQQDDPPPRPPHRKSSCTKSTVRVLSSASKSRHEQCFQPPSGTAPGVSTITLRKVATSSCSRREPICRSKSAGAVSTLLQTLTATKETRLTRRVQQPQQQSRLRSSSPSRRPARLLALRQSSRSPVAFGRSISKERSFAEEKKRLENTLPANRTNFEASTNILRDPSLKSPQEVREAVRSYATSRSKSLPRLRHTTVSTTTRQTMCFPQVRPQTLLDCGTRSLRKSSSKTGKGQEKNGSNDSLPRSNSTFSIDSMVRQEIVPIAPPKTYVGRSRGSLSKALVPLQSSRSEGHVPRKRQSGKVTTKPPPPVTVHSYSESVREKTNFWNDYNAKQAMSLPQEYKFCPEDVCDFESHTIQQPCIEDLVWKYEGKEQRPPKQVTVTDIARPQSPQLSQERRFSPTREVRVPQISREVRSPSRRRIDSLRSKDKEQSLARASSLSSADERKRATPAPSNGLYQCGELAHSATSLTHLERHSPSCRYRNNCERFTELNRFYSTLERVGQLERATSSSSFHPLRKDAEHLDFDEWRRVRLHERAEKELQYLVGKLQDDQKQRDLHFRSKDVDSIKWRQDADQSLVAKKKSVEDLRENFEQLNILRQQQQLQSEPVHRHWRRNTVADLACSLEHQASAEPDMERHLDNDLVSTLSKDQIKKITQQLNEIYSGNRQAPAVEEQYIVTVEKGSRPNGLKVRCNSTISKDQLLGPVKRKRDEQQSNQSLPRSTRSQSPVVVARETRGAIAAKNAELTLTKPPDVPPRPKPTPSQEVKTKPPPKAELKVETREPAEDISQKIQYFEDRQFDEPPKTIYHAREDSSPDEAEVMRLINQNMQERQRARQLHHHQELSNSLTDLSGVFGERPAARVNFHLHSPPDRPPDDTELISFGNGSPDHGDGSLELYSDSYYRSRSLSPQSQASACSSSYLQRVYTGEVRKMRQHFESIQQSGEQSREPSNERRDFFGLSSLRRARSDPEMSAGSKDAPDTVTDAVSKEDVPRLTHKFELRAATPSPERGRRRLRSAQDRLMPHIDIISKTAALKRELPIPVRSSPTRSVSSNSHCFERLRMRYESPEPQTQSYLSTSHPDMRDVHDISPHLSADWVAHKHPKPTKPEDLPKKLQRVVRASSTSPPRPARSHNHQLSSRLTSCMKDIFANQKFDPNKHRPKARYVPDGAENGNQKSKDSGTLERLKKTAVVTFKVSPNHYYATDVNIHFKTPIRHEQRQNLSEEELAIRQAEHMQKLYHEERRRKYLQELQDMNSRRHTDNFTPSQKSPIALNRYDDFPTDVTLKSLVGPKTVARALFNFQGQTSKELSFRKGDTIYIRRQIDANWYEGEHNAMIGLLPASYVEIVSRDGARTPSKRPSEGQARAKYNFQAQSGIELSLNKGELVTLTRRVDGNWFEGKIANRKGIFPCSYVEVLTDIGAEDIAAKTTTVITSQSTTNLRPNLDVLRTNINNEFNTLTQNGAQPPNGILKETRTLHKTDALHVDTSSEPLAYRALYKYRPQNSDELELLEGDVVHVLEKCDDGWFVGTSQRTGCFGTFPGNYVERA, from the exons GTTGAAAATAATCGACAAGTTTACGATGAAGTGGACTACTTGAGCGATGAGACCATTGAAAAGAATCCAAAAGAAGCGCAACATGATCCAAAGGAACAGGAGCAGTATGTGTTGCAACTCGAAAAGGCTATGGAATTTGTAGAAAATGCACATCAGCAACACGTTGCTGCTGTCCAAAGTTATCAAATACAAAGAGACACGAAGCCAAACGCACAGCAACAGGAGCAAAATGAAGTACAGCACCCACAGGAATCAACTGACGCACCTCCACAACCGGTTGCTGTTCCACAAGTCCTTAAAGATACCAATAAGAAGGAAGAGCAACAGGaaccaattttaaataatgccCAACAGCAAAATGGACAGATTGCACCAAAATCCCAAAAGGaattccaaataaaagttGAGTTTCAAGCCGAGGATTCTCGTTCCCAGCAGCCTCCTCCACTGAAGCCCACCTCCAAGGTGATTATCCATCAGATACACCTGGAAACCACCGACGAAGAGAAAAATTCTAAGCCCACTTTCGAGGAGATCAGCAGCACTACCGGTTCTCTGGCCGGAACCCTATCTCCACCACCCCGTTATTTAGTGGAGTCTCCGAAGAACGTGTCAAGTGGTCAGTTTGCGCGCTTTTCGCGTGATGTGCAAATCCAGGAGCTGGAACTGAACAGCGAATTCAGCTCCGGGGAATTCAATTCCCTGCAGTCGCCGCTGGTTTGCGAAGTAGACTCGGAATCAGAGGGATCTGTAGCCGTGGGTCCGGAACGATCGCCGTCGGATCAGCAGGTGCCGTCCAGCAGCCGagtggagcagcaggagcagctgcgcCAGAAACGTGCCCAAAAACGGAACGCTTTGGAGTCGCACTTCCTGCCGCAGTTGCTTAATCCCCGCTATCTGGACAGCATCCTAGAGGAGAACGAATGGAGAAACTCCACTGCCTCCTCTGGCGGAAGCGATCAGACGGGGATCCGCACCCCCAAGCTGAACGAGACCTTTCCCAGGAGTCAGTTGGACTTCAGCCGCAGGCACAAGCGGAGGGAGGAGGCCCCGTCGCCTCTTAAGCTCGAAACTAGATTGCTGGAGGACTCCACCGATCTGGAGAGCTGCACCCGACTGCAGAGCACCCTGTCTCCCCAGTCCGAAGATGCGGAGCTAGTTTACCTGAGCTCCTCGGCCTCCAGCAGTGTCTCTGACCTCATGGAACTAGAACTTGAACAGGCCGCCGCCTTGGCGGAGAGGGCCCTTGTGGACTTGGATACGGATGCCAGCCGGTTGATTGCTCGGCCGGATGATGAGAtgagcagcaccagcaccaccacggCAGACAGGAGCGAGacggaagcggaaacggaaacagaGACGGAGAGAGAGGGCGAGCAGAGTCGTGAGAGCACACCTGTTAACGCCAACCCGACGCTCGCCAGTTCGCAGTCTTCGCTGCTGAGCGCCCCAACGCCGACGCCGACGCCGACGCCCACTCCCGCCGATCGCGAACAATTagcaaaagatacaaatgtatctggCGGATCGACTATTAGTTTCGGGGCAGCATCGCCGCTAGCGGCCACGCGCGAGGAGTTCGTTCGCAACATGGACAAAGTGCGCGAGTTGATCGAGATGACGCGGCGCGAACAGGAGCAAGGTGAACTACCGCGATCGCCGTCGCCGCCGCCCGTTCCCCCGCCTCCCGCCTCCGTGCCACCCTACAGTCCCGAGTCCTCCTCGTTCCACCTAGCTTCCTTGCAGCTGAAGCGGCAGGAGTCGAACGACTCCCACTGCTCCGACAGCACCACCCACAGCCAATGCACGGCCATCAACCTGGCCAGTCCCCCACCGCCACCCACCGCTCAGCCACCCACACCGCCACTCAGACAAAAGCCCGCACCACCACCCGTACCGCCACCCGTATCACCACCCGCACCACCAACTCCCCAATCAGAGCCAGAGCTTTCAGTTGCAGATTCGGTTGCGAATGCGGATGCAGATGCAGGGGCCGACACGGATACGGAAGCCATAAAGAAGCTGCGCCTGCTGTGCACCGAGCAGTTGGCTTCCATGCCCTATGGCGAACAGGTGCTCGAGGAGCTAGCCAGTGTGGCCCAGAACATAGCCGATCAGTCCCAGAGCAAGATGCCCTATCCCATGCCCCAGCTGCCGCACATCAAGGAGCTGCAGTTAAACGCAAATGAGACCAAGTCCACATCCGCCTGGCTGGGTCTGCCCACCCAGTCCGATCCCCAGGTATTGGTCTGCCTGTCACCCGGCCAGAGGGATTTGGTAAACACCCAGACCCAGCCGGATGACCTGCTAGATGCCCACCAAAAGTTCGTGGAGCGTCGGGGGTACCATGAGTTGTCCAAGGCCCAGGTTCTCGAGCAGgaccaccagcagcagcagagcgagATGCTCAAGACGGCGGCCATGATGCGCGAGTTGCGCAAGAGTCTCTCGCCGACGGCGCCCCCTGTCCCTCCGCCGCCGGTACCATTGAAGAGCGCCGAAACGGCGGCCAAGGCGACCGCTCATGAAAACGCCAAGAGAGATGACGCAAGCGAACAAAAGCAGAAGATCACAGAATGCGAATCGTCATCGCTTGAAAATAAACCAAGGCGAGCAGCTGATCTTGGTGCTCAGCAGTCGGCAGAGCACCgccagagcagcagcaccaccacctccagcCACAAAGCGACCACAGAGACCATGTCCAGTGACACCGCCAAGTTTCCCACGCTGGACAGCATGGAGAGTGAGCTGGCCAGGATGTTCCCCCAGCACAGGGGCGACATTTTCGAGGAGCAGCGCAAGCGGTTCTCCAACATCGAGTTCCCCAGCCATCAGCCTGTCAGTCAGACCAAGCGGTACTCCAACATCGAGACGAGTAGCTTCGAGTCCAAGAAGCGTTTGGAGAATGGTCAGGTAGTCTACGATGTGAGCACTTCCAGTCATGAGAAGAAGGAGCAGGGCGATCCACCCAAGGACCAGTCTGCACCGCCTGTTCCCCCGCCGCCAATTATGTCAGCAACGAAATTAAACGGCAACACTTTCATTGATGGAGGCGTGGCGCCCAAAAATAGCCAGTCGTCGCGAGAGAACGGTagtggcagcggcaacggTACGTATGAGGAATTTCGGCAGCGTGCCAAGGCCGCTGCGGATGCTTTTGGAgagcagcgggagcagcaaAACGGGCTGGATCAAGACCGCGTGTTCAAGGACTTCGATAGGCTGTCCCAGCAGATGCACGCCGAGCTGCAAAGCACCCGGGAAAAGCGGGAGAAGTCGGCTTCCATGTACGATCTCAGTGGCTTCACTCGCCCCGCGACTGGTCATCCGAGACTAGATGAGTTGCAGCAGAGAAGACATGCCCACATGCAGGAGTTGGAAAGGGAAATAGAGCGGTCGGCAAAGTCGCGACAGGAGCGAATGTCCTCGGTACCGCGACAAATGGAGGCCACACCACCTCGAACTCATGAGATTCCCATTGAGCTGGAGCCACGTTCCCGACGCGCAGAGTCCCTGTGCAATCTAAATGAGTCACCACCACGTCCGCATACCACCGTGGGTCACTATAACCATCCGGGGGCTCAGGATGACTGGTCTAGGTATGCCAACGATTTGGGATACTCGGAGAACATAGCACGACCCTTTGCCAGGGAGGTGGAGATTTGTTATCAGCGCCAGAATCAGAGAACACCACATGGCATTAGGGCTCCCCGCCTTTCCGCCAGCACCAACGATCTGAGCAGCTCTAGTCAATATAGCTACGATACCTTCAACGCCTACGGAGGCAGAAGGACCCATGCCCCCATGTTGAACCAggcgcaacagcaacaacgaccTCATTACGGCAGTTGTTACTCCATGATCGAGAGGGATCCCAATCCCAGGTACATTAGCACCACCTCGCGAAGGGGCGTGAGTCCAGCACCGCCACCAGTTGCATCtccgcaacagcagcaggtgcCACCACCTGCCTACGATCGCCAGCAGAGGAGATCCTCGCTGCCGAGGGAATTGCATGAACAGCAGCTAAAGTACATACTAtccaaggaggaggagctcaAGTTTGAAGTGGAGCGATTGCAGCAGGAGCGCCGTCGTCTAATGGAGGAAATGCAGAGGGCTCCAGTCCTGCCGGCTCCTCAGAGGAGGGAGAGCTACAGGCCCGCCGCCAAGCTGCCAACTCTGAGCGAGGATGAGGTATTCCGGCAGCAAATGGCCGAGGAGTGGATGAACAAGGTGGCTGAGCGGGAAGAGCGGCGCCAGCACAAGATCATACGCATATCAAAGATTGAGGATGAGCACGATCACTCCGCGGTGGACAAGACAACCATAAGCGATGAATTCTTGGATCGGGTGAAGGAGCGCCGTCACAAGTTGGCTATGCCGGCGGACAGCGACTGGGAAAGTGGGGCGGAATCTCAGCCCCAGCCAGCGGCCCAATCTCAGCCAGAATCGGATGTGGAAGCGCCACCAGTACGCATACTAGAGGGCCAGGCGGAGGCCAATCTCCGCCAGCTGCCACGGCACCTGCGGGAGTTCGCAAAGTTCTCCACCAGCGAACAGTTGCCAGATGGCGCCCAAATGGAGCGTCACGAGGAACAGGAGCGCAGGGAGGAGGCCACCGACAATGCGCACAGCAGTGCCACCAAGAAGACGAGCATCGTGAAGACGTACAAGGTTTCCAGGCTACCGCCTTCCGTCCAGG ACAGAGCCACCGCAACCGAGGAGGCGAACTCAGCGGCAACGGGAATGGGTGTCCGGCTgcgaccacgcccacccaaGCAGACGCGCTTCCTCCTTAATgcgcagcagctgcagcagcagaggcagcggcGCAGCTGGTCGGAAAGCGATCTTCTCAAGGAGATCGACAGCGAACTGCAGCTGGCCAAGGGCTTCCTCTACGCGAATG GCGTGTGGACACCTTACGGTTCCAGCAGCGATCTAAATCAATCGGGCACCACatcggccacgccccctcccccGCCGCCACCCTCGCTGCCCGTTTGGACGCCACAACCGTCACCGGTGCTAAGCGGACGCAAGGAGTTCCGTCCGGTCCGTTTCGAGTCCCCCACTCTGCCCCGTCGCTATACGgcgcagcagcaccaacagcagcaacagaagaCGACGACTACAATCCCGCCGTGGTCCAGTACGGAGAACGGAGAAGGtgccccaccacccaccgcaaTAGCCTCCCTCAACTCCGTGAACTCGAACTCGGACTACGCCGAAACTGACTGCTCCGGGCACTTTGGTCCCGTGGCGCCCAGTGCCAGTGTCTCCGACAAGATCAGAA CATTCGAACGCTCTTCATCCAACTCGGAGTTGCAGAGGCCGTTTGCGCGGCGCCAGCTGTCCGACGCCAGTCGTCCAGCCTACAGGCCCAATGAAGTCA TCTACAAAGTCAAGCACGAGTATATGAGCGAACCGGAGACGGGCAGCGATCGTCCCCGGAAAATGGCACAGTTAGGGCGAAGGCAGTACGACGGCATCGGTCCGGTGACCAACGATGGAATGCCCATCATCCTGAGATCG GAGGTCAAGGAGCCGCATCAGCATGAATGGTACAAGCGTCTCTATCAGACCATTCACAAGCAGAAGAACGGCG ATGATTTTGTGATTCGCTACAAGTGTCCCAGAG CCCGTCCGTCGTACAAGAGCAACGGATACGTCTCAGAGCCCGAACCCAACTACGATTCGGATTACTCCACGGTGAGGTACCGCACCCAGAATCCGCACCGTGTTCAGTCCGTCTCCTCGGCTGTCAATGTGCGCAACCTAACCCAGGACGAGAA GTTGTATGGTACTATGCCAAATCCCATAAAATCAGCGCAAAGCTCGTATAAGAATCAGCCAGGACGCATCGAGAACTATACAACAGGTCATTCATCAGTTtccgaaaaggaaaagaaggaG TGGTGGGACGAAGTGATGGACATCTTTAACGGG TGGCTTAGGGAGCATACTCGCATCCCGCGCATTATTATAGAGTTCGTCGACGAATTCGACGGCATCGGA AGTCTAGAACAATCGAAACTATCGCCATTGTACACAGAAGGTAACTTGTCCAG AGCTTTGGCCAAGGAATCCGGGTATACTAGCGATTCCAATCTGGTCTTCCGCAAGAAGGAGGTACCCGTAAGCAGTCCCCTTAGCCCCGTTGAACAAAAGCAGGCCTACAAGAGTCTCCAGGCAGGCGGAGAACCTCCCCTGCTCGGCTTCCGCAAACCAGCGCCCGAGAAACCCCGTG AAATTTTGGAGGAGTTCGAATTCATACAGATCACACCCACGCTCACAAAGATTCGTGTCAGTACCAAGGAGCTGGAAGAAGAAGTGAAACCCCTGAGAAAAGCAGTAACGCCACCGCctgcaccaccgccaccacctccacctcccCAATCCTTGACCACGAAAAGAGACAAGAAGCCCGCGAAGATGTTTTCCCAGCTTTCGAAGAATCTGCCCTCGTTCATTCCGTTGAGCAAAAAGCAACAAGTGTCCCAACAGGATGACCCACCTCCAAGGCCGCCGCACAGAAAGTCGAGCTGCACGAAGAGCACAGTGCGAGTCCTAAGCTCCGCCTCAAAGTCCAGGCATGAGCAGTGCTTTCAACCGCCGAGTGGAACTGCCCCTGGGGTATCTACCATCACCCTGCGGAAGGTGGCCACTTCGAGTTGTTCCCGTCGTGAGCCCATTTGCCGATCGAAGTCGGCGGGAGCGGTGTCCACGCTTTTGCAAACTCTGACGGCCACCAAGGAGACCCGACTCACCCGTCGGGtccagcagccgcagcagcaatCGCGTTTGAGGTCGTCGAGTCCTAGTAGGCGCCCCGCTCGTCTTCTGGCCCTTCGTCAATCCAGCCGAAGTCCTGTGGCCTTTGGTAGAAGCATATCGAAGGAAAGAAGCTTCGCTGAGGAAAAAAAGCGGCTGGAGAACACGCTGCCAGCTAATCGGACCAACTTTGAGGCCAGTACCAATATACTAAGGGATCCCTCCTTGAAATCCCCCCAAGAGGTGAGGGAGGCAGTGCGTTCGTATGCGACCTCACGCAGCAAGTCCTTGCCACGACTTCGTCATACTACAGTGAGCACTACCACAAGGCAGACCATGTGCTTCCCGCAGGTGCGACCCCAGACGCTTTTGGATTGCGGAACTCGGTCGCTGAGGAAGTCGTCCTCGAAAACAGGAAAGGGCCAGGAAAAGAACGGATCTAATGACAGCTTGCCGAGGAGTAACTCCACCTTTTCCATTGACTCTATGGTGCGCCAGGAAATTGTGCCCATAGCACCACCCAAGACATATGTTGGGAGGTCTAGAGGATCACTTTCTAAAGCGCTGGTTCCACTCCAGAGCAGTCGAAGCGAAGGTCACGTGCCAAGGAAGCGTCAGTCTGGGAAAGTTACTACtaagccaccaccaccagttACTGTCCACTCCTACAGCGAATCAGTGAGAGAGAAAACCAACTTTTGGAATGACTACAACGCCAAGCAGGCCATGTCCTTGCCGCAGGAGTACAAGTTCTGTCCGGAGGATGTGTGCGATTTCGAGAGTCATACGATCCAGCAACCGTGTATCGAGGACCTTGTGTGGAAATATGAGGGCAAGGAGCAGCGTCCACCGAAACAAGTGACCGTAACGGACATCGCTCGACCTCAATCACCACAATTGAGCCAGGAGCGTCGCTTTTCGCCCACTCGAGAGGTTAGGGTGCCCCAAATCAGCCGGGAGGTGAGATCGCCATCTCGTCGTCGCATCGATAGCCTGCGTTCCAAGGACAAAGAGCAGTCCTTGGCCAGGGCTAGCAGCCTTAGCAGCGCAGATGAGCGCAAGAGAGCTACTCCAGCTCCATCGAATGGACTCTACCAATGCGGAGAGCTTGCCCACAGTGCCACTTCGTTGACTCACCTGGAACGTCATAGTCCCAGCTGTCGGTATCGTAACAATTGTGAGCGTTTCACTGAATTGAATCGCTTCTACAGCACTTTGGAGCGAGTGGGTCAGCTGGAAAGGGCCACGTCCTCCAGCAGCTTTCATCCCTTGAGGAAGGATGCTGAACACCTGGACTTTGATGAGTGGCGCCGAGTCCGACTTCATGAACGCGCTGAAAAGGAGCTGCAATATTTAGTTGGAAAGCTACAAGATGACCAAAAGCAAAGGGATCTTCACTTCCGTTCAAAGGATGTAGACTCCATTAAGTGGCGTCAAGACGCCGACCAATCACTGGTTGCCAAGAAGAAGTCTGTGGAGGATCTGCGCGAAAACTTTGAGCAGTTGAATATTctcaggcagcagcagcagctccagtcGGAGCCAGTTCATCGCCATTGGAGACGCAACACGGTGGCTGATTTGGCCTGCAGTCTGGAGCACCAGGCCTCGGCTGAACCCGATATGGAGCGTCACTTGGACAACGACTTAGTGAGCACTTTGTCCAAGGATCAGATTAAGAAGATAACCCAGCAGCTGAACGAGATCTACTCGGGGAATCGCCAGGCTCCTGCCGTCGAAGAGCAGTATATTGTAACCGTGGAAAAGGGCTCGCGTCCAAATGGTCTGAAGGTACGTTGCAACTCCACCATCTCCAAGGATCAGCTACTGGGACCAGTTAAACGTAAGCGAGATGAACAGCAATCAAATCAGTCATTGCCTCGCTCCACTCGCAGTCAATCTccggtggtggtggcaagAGAAACCCGTGGCGCCATTGCAGCCAAGAATGCTGAGTTGACCTTGACGAAACCGCCGGATGTGCCACCTAGACCAAAGCCCACGCCAAGTCAGGAGGTTAAGACCAAGCCACCGCCAAAAGCGGAACTGAAAGTTGAAACTCGCGAGCCGGCCGAAGACATAAGCCAGAAGATACAGTACTTCGAGGATCGCCAGTTCGATGAGCCGCCCAAAACCATTTACCACGCTCGCGAAGACTCCTCGCCTGACGAAGCTGAGGTTATGCGACTCATCAATCAAAACATGCAGGAACGTCAGAGAGCCAGGCAACTTCATCACCACCAGGAACTGAGTAACTCCCTGACCGACTTGAGTGGCGTTTTTGGGGAGCGTCCTGCGGCCCGGGTAAATTTTCACTTGCACAGCCCGCCCGACCGTCCGCCCGACGATACCGAGCTTATCAGCTTTGGGAACGGATCACCGGATCACGGAGACGGCAGTCTTGAGCTCTACTCGGATTCCTACTACCGGTCGCGCAGTCTGTCGCCCCAGTCGCAGGCCTCcgcctgctccagctcctACTTGCAGAGAGTGTACACCGGCGAGGTGCGAAAGATGCGTCAGCACTTCGAGAGCATTCAGCAGTCCGGCGAACAATCCCGGGAGCCATCCAATGAGCGGCGTGATTTTTTTGGGCTTAGCTCGCTGCGGAGGGCGCGCAGCGATCCCGAAATGAGTGCGGGATCCAAAGACGCCCCGGACACCGTTACGGATGCGGTGTCGAAGGAGGATGTGCCCCGGTTAACCCATAAATTCGAGTTGAGGGCAGCCACGCCATCGCCGGAACGCGGAAGAAGACGTCTGCGAAGCGCACAGGATCGCCTAATGCCCCACATCGATATCATCAGCAAGACAGCGGCCTTGAAAAGAGAACTACCTATTCCCGTTCGATCGAGTCCCACGAGGAGCGTTAGCAGCAACAGCCATTGCTTCGAGCGTCTGAGGATGCGCTACGAGTCACCGGAGCCGCAGACCCAGAGCTATTTGTCCACCTCGCATCCGGATATGCGGGATGTCCACGACATATCCCCTCACCTTAGTGCCGACTGGGTGGCTCACAAGCACCCGAAACCGACGAAACCCGAGGACCTGCCCAAGAAGCTACAACGAGTGGTGAGGGCGAGCTCCACATCACCACCTCGACCAGCAAGGTCGCATAACCACCAGTTGAGCTCCCGGCTAACCAGCTGCATGAAGGACATCTTCGCAAACCAGAAATTCGATCCCAACAAGCATCGTCCCAAGGCCAGATATGTTCCCGATGGTGCCGAGAACGGCAATCAGAAATCCAAGGATAGTGGCACTTTAGAGCGCCTCAAGAAGACTGCCGTTGTGACCTTTAAAG TGTCTCCCAATCATTACTATGCCACAGACGTAAACATCCACTTCAAGACACCCATCAGGCATGAGCAACGCCAAAACTTGTCCGAAGAGGAACTAGCCATTCGCCAAGCGGAGCACATGCAGAAGCTCTACCACGAGGAGCGCCGTCGAAAGTATCTACAGGAGCTGCAGGACATGAATTCGCGCCGCCACACGGACAACTTCACCCCGTCGCAGAAGTCGCCCATCGCCCTTAATCGCTACGATGACTTCCCTACGGACGTGACCCTCAAGTCGCTGGTGGGCCCCAAGACGGTGGCCCGTGCTCTCTTCAACTTCCAGGGACAGACCTCCAA GGAGCTATCCTTCCGCAAGGGCGACACCATCTACATCAGGCGGCAGATCGATGCCAACTGGTATGAGGGCGAGCACAATGCCATGATTGGACTGCTCCCAGCCAGTTATGTTGAG ATTGTCAGTCGAGACGGCGCCCGTACGCCATCCAAGCGACCATCGGAGGGCCAGGCCCGTGCCAAATACAACTTCCAGGCCCAGTCGGGCATCGAGCTCTCCTTGAACAAGGGCGAACTGGTCACTTTGACACGCCGAGTTGATGGCAACTGGTTCGAGGGCAAGATTGCTAACAGGAAGGGCATCTTCCCGTGCTCCTACGTGGAG GTACTTACTGATATTGGTGCTGAGGACATTGCGGCCAAAACAACCACCGTGATTACCAGCCAGAGCACCACGAATCTGCGGCCTAATCTCGACGTGCTGCGCACAAACATCAACAATGAGTTCAATACGCTGACGCAAAATGGAGCACAGCCACCGAACGGAATCCTTAAGGAAACGCGGACGCTGCACAAGACGGATGCCCTCCATGTGGACACCAGTTCCGAACCATTGGC GTACCGCGCACTGTACAAGTATCGGCCACAGAACTCCGACGAACTGGAACTGCTCGAGGGAGATGTGGTCCATGTACTGGAAAAGTGTGACGACGGATGGTTCGTGGGCACCTCACAGAGGACCGGCTGTTTCGGCACATTCCCCGGCAATTACGTGGAAAGGGCCTAG